aatgccTTATAGGGAAGAGACCTACTCTTTCTTGAGTTCTTCCTGGATGAACACATATTGCAGTATCTCACAGGAACGAATAGACAATGCCATTGTTTAGTTGCCCATAACAGGGGAGGGGAGATGATGGGCTTGACTCCTTTCTTTGAGTACTGTGCAATGTTATATGTCAAAAGGCTAGGATGGCAAAGGATACTCAGTGCAGCACAGCCTCTTCTCAttttgattcacagaatcacagaatgatatggggttggaagggacctctggagatcatccagtccaagccccctgccaaagcaggtccacccagagcagattgcacctCTGCTGGGATTGGGGCATCCAAACCTGTGCTGTGCTCTCGGAGCTGGGGGAAGCAGCTCTGTTAGGGGGGTTGTGCTGCAGCTCAGAGCTGCACCCTGGCAGCATGTCCCAGCCCAGATATCAGCTGCGTCCCCGCACGCGAGGCAGAGGAGCTCTGCCGCTGACGCCCAGCCTATCTCAGACTGCAGGCACCATCTCTGTGAGCCCGACATGAAGCTGGTGTGGCCAAGTGCCAAACTCCTGCAGGCAGCAGCGGGTGCCTCCCTCCGCGCCTACCACTGCGTCACCCGCAGcgtcctgcccctgctgctggagcagtACACCAAGCACCCCCAGGTGAGGGACACCCCGGGCTCTGCCGTCACAGACAGCAGGACCGAGCGTGCTCGCTGGCTCTGCAGGGCTTGGTGGGAGCAGGGTGTCAAAGTAGGTGTCCTTCCCTGGCTGTGAGTGGTGACCCTCTGGTCTCGCAGCGCTGGGCTGAGGTGTAGCTGTGTCCCAGCAGTGATGGTGATCTGGGTTACGCCTTTGtgtccctgcagagcagccagaggaGGACAAtcttggaaatgctgctgggcttCCTAGAGTTGCAGCAAAAGTGGGGACATGTGGATGAAGGTGAGCATGGTTGGTCCCTCTGGAGGCACCCGTGTCCCGTGGGGCTGCTGGCTCTGACCTCATCTTCCCGTATGCTGACAGAAAAGGGAAGCTCACTGACCTGGGCAGCTGCATTGCAACACCCTGCCATGTCCCAGGCACCCTGCATGGTTGGGTGTCAACTGGCAGGGACCCAGCAAGGGTCCATCAGGTGCTGTGGTGGTGGCTGTGTGGTGACAGCCAGGCACAGGCAGTGACCCCGTGCTTCTCTCCCCAGATGAGAGCACTGCGCTGTCGCTCCAAGCCCCCGTGTGCTCTGTGGTGTTCTCGGCACTGACAGATCCCAGTGTGCAGCTGCAGCTGGTGGGGATCAGGGCACTGACTGTCTTGGGCTCCCTGCAAGGTTGGTGCCTTGTTTCctttggggaggcagagggaggtgtcACCCTGTTCTGGGAGACAAGGTGCCACGTGGCTGCTGGGACATCCTTGCCTGCCGCTTGTAGCtgcacaggagcagcagcagcattttctacGCAGGCCATAAGCTCCAGGGACACTTGGTCTCTCTCTTGCCTGTTTGTGCTGGGCACTTTGTAGCTGCTGCGTTGCTCTAGCCTGGATGAGAGGGAAGGATGCTGGCCAGAACACCGGCATCTTTGCCTTTGGCCAAGGGCAGGATTCCTCTACAGCTTTTGTTCCAGGCTTCCTGTCTCCCTCCGACCTGGAGCTGGTTGTGGATCACCTCATCCATCTCGCTCTGCGTGGGGAGGATTCCCAGAGCAGGTGAGGGGCAGGCTGGCACTGCTGCAGTCCCCCACGCTCTGGGGAGAGGAACAAagcctggctttgctgcagaGAGGGGCTGTAGTCTGGGGGAAGGCAGGGGAACTGTCTGAAATAAAAGTCCACACGGATATAAGAGCAAAGGGATAAACCAGGTGATTTATGGGCTGGAAATTAGAAAGTCTGAGCCTGTCAAAGTAGGGGGTTTGGCTCTGCCTGCCAGTAGGGTGAAAAAGTCAGGTTGCTGAGAAACAGGGTTCTGGAGACACCTTCTAGCCCGGGTCTGTGCCGGTGGTGTACAAGCATCCCCAGGTTTGCAGTGCTCACTCATAtcactcctctctctgtcttCCCCCCCTGGCAGCGAAGCAGCAATGGAGGCAGCTGGATCTCTGGCCCCCATCTACCCAAAGGTTTTCTCTGGACGCATGGTACCCAGGCTTGAGGAGGAGCTGCAGTCAGGTAGGGCTGGTAGCCTGGGGAAGGGAGCGATGTCTGGTTTTGGGGTGAAGCCTGTCCCATCCCCTTTCAGCTCTTGCCATGTAGTGGGGCTGTGGGTTGGTGGATCTCCTTGGGAGATTCCCAGGGCAGGCAATGTGGTGCCGGCACAGGGAAGGCCATGCCTGGTGCTGGCAACCAGCCTGTGTGGCAAGGATCACCCTTATGGGAAGGAGGTGCCGAGCCACAGAGCAGGCAGAGTGCCTTGGGCCTGGCACAGGCTACTTCTGCTGTGCTGCTtcgccccatccaccctggcagGGACTGGGCCCTGAATGTCCTTGGGCGAGGGGGCCTGGGgtcaccccagcaccccactgAGGTGTGTTTCCTCTTCAGAGCCGGGGGAGGAGGGCTCCCGTGACCACCACTCTCTGCAGCAGCGCTGCCTGCAGGCCCTGGCAGCCGTGTCCACCCACACCAGCATCGTGAGGGAGACcgtccctgtcctgctgcagcatcTCCGGAAGGTGCAGAAAGGTAAGGCAGCCCACAGCAGGCAGCTCCACGGAGTgcggctgggcagcagctgcctgtgttACTGGGGATGGCTGGGATAGAGCGGGGATGGCAGTGGTGCAAGGAGCCTAGGGTTGGGCTGTGAATCCCACCGCTGGCACGGGAGTAGGGAGGGCTGCATCGCCCCAGGATCCCAGCGCAGGTCAGGGGGGCGAGTGCTGTGGCTGTTGGATGTGATGGTGACTGTGCCCTGCAGGGAGCGAGGCTGGGAACGCCCAGGACCTGGTCTCCGTGTGCCAGAGCCTGCACCGCGTGGCCCTGCAGTGCCAGCAGGACGCGGAGGGCTGCTGGTACTACCACCAGACGGTGGTGCCGTGCCTGCTGGCCATGGCTGTGCAGGCTGCCATGCAAGGTAGGTGCGAGCGTGGAGAGCGGGCAGCTCCCCTGGGCTCCCCGACCCacagccagtgctgctgctgccgccctcCGGCAACGGCAGGCACTGCCAGCCCCGCTGACCCCTGccagagggagagcagccccACGGCTGGTGTGGGTCAGGAGGCTGTGCctgtctcctctctctggctAGCGGGCTCCAGCATGTACCTTTCCTCCCACTGCCTGCAGAGAGCACCCAACCGCTGCTGGGCAAGgcactgctggaggaggaggtgctggctGCCATGGTTCCAGTCATCAGCGCGGCCACCACTCACCTGAGCCCTGAGTgagtgatgctggggcaggacaCCAGGCACTGCatcatggggagggggcaggctGTATCCCCCTTGCTGCTGTCCGTACAGGGAGGCCCTGTGCCTCCTGCGAAGTACCCAGGAGCTCTCTGCTGACCCTCCCAGAGCAGCACATTGTGATGCCTTCTTTCTCCTAGGCTGGCTGCCCAGAGTGTGTCTCATGTGGTGCCCCTCTTCCTGGATGGAGAGGTCTCCTTCTTGCCCCAGAACAGTTTTCCCTGCTTGTTCCAGCCCTTTGAGGTACGTTGGGTGCTGtgggctgggaggcaggaaaTGAGGCTGCACAGGCTGGCAGCAAGGACCACGATGACACGGGCACTGTTCTTCCCCTGCAGGACGGGGAGTGCTTGGAGGCACAGAGACGCCTGGTTGCCCTCCTCATGGCCTTTGTCTGCTCCTTGCCCCGCAATGTAAGTTGGTGgggagcaggatggagagggGCCGTGACTGAGTGGCCTTCTGCCTTGGGTCCACAGCAAGCCCCAGGGGCTGAGGAAGGGAGCATCCGCAGCCCCAGGCTGTAACACGCTCCCTGTCTCTTCCAGGTGGCAATTCCTCAGCAGGATCGGCTTCTCCGGGAGCTGCTGGCGTTGAGCTGCTCCTGCGACTGCCCCTTCACGGCTACCACAGCTGCCAAGTGCTTTGCAGGGCTGGTCAACAAGCACCTGGCAGGTAAGGGGGCTGGGCAGAACGCCGTGGGTCCCTGACCactgctggcagaggaggggctcagcctgtcccttctgtgtccccagggcagcagctggaTGAGATCCTGCAGCTTGCAGTGAATAGGATGGAGCCCAGCCTCGCGGAGGGGTCCCGCAGGATGCAGGCGCTCACCCTGCTGCTCTGGGTAAGGCCCACCCCGGGCACAGGATGGGGGGAGAGCCGGGAGCGGGAGGCCTGACCTGTCGCTGACTCTGCTTTGCCTGAACAGGTGACTAAAGCCCTGGTGCTGCGCTACCACCCCCTGAGCTCCCGACTGACGGATAAGGTGGGCAGCGGTGGGGCTGGGTGATGGCCGAGGAGCCTGTCTGTCCCCCCAGCCAGCGGGACACCCCTGGTGGCGGGGCACCCCGTCTCAGGGCTCTCTCCCTCacagctgctggccctgctgagcGACACAGAGCTGGGCCCGGCCGCGGCCGACGGCTTCTCCCTGCTGATGGCCGAGTCCCCGGACGTGCTGCACAAGGGCTGCCACGCCGACGTGCGCATCATGTTCCGCCAGCGCTTCTTCACCGACAACGTCCCCAAGCTGGTGCAGGGCTTCCACGGGGCTGGCCCCGGTGAGTGGCCACCCTCAGCCCGGCCTCACCACCCTGTGATCCCCTTACCCAGGGGGCCTGAGTCggcaccccctccttcccctggctGCCTGTAACCACCTCTGCTCCCCACAGATGTGAAGGCCAATTACCTGAAGGGCCTGTCCCATGTgctcaaccacctccccaagCCCGTGCTGGTGACGGAGCTGCCCACGGTGAGAGCCAGCCTTGGCCAGggggaagggcaacaaagctggtgagggggctggagaataagtctgatgaggagaggctgagggagctgggggggttcagcctggagaaaaggaggctgaggggagacctcgctctctacaactccctgaaaggagggtgtagccgggggggtcggtctctgctcccaagtcacaggcgatgggacaagaggaaatggcctcaagttgcaccaggggaggttcagattggagattaggaacagtTATTACaaggaaagggttcttaagccttggaatgggctgcccagggaaggggttgaggcaccatccctggagggatttaaaagacgggttgacatagtgcttagtgacatggtttagtgatggtttttatcagagttgggttggtggttggactaggtgaccttaaaggtcccttccaacccagacaattctatgctTCTGTGATTGTGGCAGTGCAGAGCGCACGGCTGAGAGTTACTCATGTCTCCTGTGTCCTCCCCACCCACAGCTGCTTTCCCTCCTGCTCGAAGCCTTGTCCTGCTCAGATcgcgtggtgcagctctccacgCTAAGCTGCCTCCAGCCGCTGCTGCTCGAAGCTCCCCAGATCATGAGCCTGCACATCGACACACTGGTcaccaagttcctcagcctcacctccagccccaccatggTGCGTgtgccccctccttcccccacacgtccctctcctctgccccttcCGCGGCCCTCACCCCTCTCTGTTCCAGGCTGTCCGCATCGCCGCCCTGCGCTGTGCCCATGCGCTTACCAGCCTGCCCACAACAGTGGTGAGTGCTCCTGCAGcggcctgctgcctgctcctgcacctaGAGGGGCAAGGGGGTCCCAAACCTCCTCCTGGGGGGCAGCCAGCACCCAGCTCTCTCACTAAGAGACCTTTTTATCCTACAGCTGCTCCCGTACAAGGCTCAAGTTATCCGAGCGCTGGCCAAGCCTTTGGATGACAAGAAGAGGCTGGTGCGGAAGGAGGCGGTAGCAGCACGGGGGGAATGGTGAGTGTGTGTggctggagctgttggagcgcTGGCCCGTTGGGGACATGGCTGATGGCACCATCTCTGTCCCCACAGGTTTCTGCTGGGGAGCCCAGGCAGGTGAACACCCTGCGTCCCCTCCCTGCGCTGACCGACAATCTGATCGGGCCCCCACCGAGCCATCCAACTGATGCCACGGACCCTCGGAGCCCAGTACTGCCCCAAGTGCTGGGGCTGGAGCGTGGGGGCCGGCAGACAGCACCCCTCACTGCAGCACCTTCCCCGCACACCCACCCCCTTCCCGGCAGCACCCGCCGGAGGGAAGGatctgtgctgctggtggcttgCCCAGCCTCTGCGGCAGCCAGGGACAGTGATGGACAGACTCGCCACGTGTGTGTGGAGAGGGCAGGCCTGTGCACACGCGTACGGTGTGTGGCAACCCACATGCCAGAGGAATAAATTTATCTGTTTTGGTAATGGTCTCCACGCAGCTCAGACTGGGACCCCAGTGCCCTTCAGTATGTTGAGCAGCTAAAGGTGCTGCTGTTTACAGGCCCTTACTTCTCCTGCCACCTTTGGGAATCACAGGGGgtcccctcttctgcccagaagtCTGCACTTCCCACCAGGGAAAAGAGCCACGctcccttaaaaaaaccaaaaaatatttattggatGGTCTTAAaaaggctccctggggagtgCGTGGGGACAGGGGTGCCATCCTGTGTGCCCAGCCCTGCCGGAGAGAGCCAGCTGGGCTGTGTGCTGGGCCGTACCTGTGCTAGCGAGGGCAGCACCTTCAGCTGGAGCAGGAAGCAGCAGCTCTACCGCCTCTCCCCCAGGactgcctgcagcccccaagg
The window above is part of the Numenius arquata chromosome 15, bNumArq3.hap1.1, whole genome shotgun sequence genome. Proteins encoded here:
- the MMS19 gene encoding MMS19 nucleotide excision repair protein homolog isoform X2, translated to MAAAGAGPGSGAAVAALAGSVQDFVAGQQDRRAEEVAAGVKDGSWTVLQLVEALGSCLENTDPRTRGRGIQLLSQVLLQCYSLLHEKEVLHLVLFYENRLQDHHLVIPSVLQGLRALSMCEVLAPGLAVSVLKAIFQEVHVQSLLQLDRHTVYSIITNFMGTREEELKGLGADFTFGFIQVMDGEKDPRNLLVAFQIVRDLIAKNYSLGPFVEELFEVTSCYFPIDFTPPPNDPHGIQREDLILSLRAVLASTPQFAEFLLPLLIEKMDSDLQSAKLDSLQTLTACCAIYGQKELQEFLPSLWSSLRREVFQTASEKVEAECLAALHALSACLSRSVLHSGTEDLLDSFLSSILQDCRHHLCEPDMKLVWPSAKLLQAAAGASLRAYHCVTRSVLPLLLEQYTKHPQSSQRRTILEMLLGFLELQQKWGHVDEDESTALSLQAPVCSVVFSALTDPSVQLQLVGIRALTVLGSLQGFLSPSDLELVVDHLIHLALRGEDSQSSEAAMEAAGSLAPIYPKVFSGRMVPRLEEELQSGRAEPGEEGSRDHHSLQQRCLQALAAVSTHTSIVRETVPVLLQHLRKVQKGSEAGNAQDLVSVCQSLHRVALQCQQDAEGCWYYHQTVVPCLLAMAVQAAMQESTQPLLGKALLEEEVLAAMVPVISAATTHLSPELAAQSVSHVVPLFLDGEVSFLPQNSFPCLFQPFEDGECLEAQRRLVALLMAFVCSLPRNVAIPQQDRLLRELLALSCSCDCPFTATTAAKCFAGLVNKHLAGQQLDEILQLAVNRMEPSLAEGSRRMQALTLLLWVTKALVLRYHPLSSRLTDKLLALLSDTELGPAAADGFSLLMAESPDVLHKGCHADVRIMFRQRFFTDNVPKLVQGFHGAGPDVKANYLKGLSHVLNHLPKPVLVTELPTLLSLLLEALSCSDRVVQLSTLSCLQPLLLEAPQIMSLHIDTLVTKFLSLTSSPTMAVRIAALRCAHALTSLPTTVLLPYKAQVIRALAKPLDDKKRLVRKEAVAARGEWFLLGSPGR
- the MMS19 gene encoding MMS19 nucleotide excision repair protein homolog isoform X3, giving the protein MAAAGAGPGSGAAVAALAGSVQDFVAGQQDRRAEEVAAGVKDGSWTVLQLVEALGSCLENTDPRTRGRGIQLLSQVLLQCYSLLHEKEVLHLVLFYENRLQDHHLVIPSVLQGLRALSMCEVLAPGLAVSVLKAIFQEVHVQSLLQLDRHTVYSIITNFMGTREEELKGLGADFTFGFIQVMDGEKDPRNLLVAFQIVRDLIAKNYSLGPFVEELFEVTSCYFPIDFTPPPNDPHGIQREDLILSLRAVLASTPQFAEFLLPLLIEKMDSDLQSAKLDSLQTLTACCAIYGQKELQEFLPSLWSSLRREVFQTASEKVEAECLAALHALSACLSRSVLHSGTEDLLDSFLSSILQDCRHHLCEPDMKLVWPSAKLLQAAAGASLRAYHCVTRSVLPLLLEQYTKHPQSSQRRTILEMLLGFLELQQKWGHVDEDESTALSLQAPVCSVVFSALTDPSVQLQLVGIRALTVLGSLQGFLSPSDLELVVDHLIHLALRGEDSQSSEAAMEAAGSLAPIYPKVFSGRMVPRLEEELQSEPGEEGSRDHHSLQQRCLQALAAVSTHTSIVRETVPVLLQHLRKVQKGSEAGNAQDLVSVCQSLHRVALQCQQDAEGCWYYHQTVVPCLLAMAVQAAMQESTQPLLGKALLEEEVLAAMVPVISAATTHLSPELAAQSVSHVVPLFLDGEVSFLPQNSFPCLFQPFEDGECLEAQRRLVALLMAFVCSLPRNVAIPQQDRLLRELLALSCSCDCPFTATTAAKCFAGLVNKHLAGQQLDEILQLAVNRMEPSLAEGSRRMQALTLLLWVTKALVLRYHPLSSRLTDKLLALLSDTELGPAAADGFSLLMAESPDVLHKGCHADVRIMFRQRFFTDNVPKLVQGFHGAGPDVKANYLKGLSHVLNHLPKPVLVTELPTLLSLLLEALSCSDRVVQLSTLSCLQPLLLEAPQIMSLHIDTLVTKFLSLTSSPTMAVRIAALRCAHALTSLPTTVLLPYKAQVIRALAKPLDDKKRLVRKEAVAARGEWFLLGSPGR
- the MMS19 gene encoding MMS19 nucleotide excision repair protein homolog isoform X4 — its product is MCEVLAPGLAVSVLKAIFQEVHVQSLLQLDRHTVYSIITNFMGTREEELKGLGADFTFGFIQVMDGEKDPRNLLVAFQIVRDLIAKNYSLGPFVEELFEVTSCYFPIDFTPPPNDPHGIQREDLILSLRAVLASTPQFAEFLLPLLIEKMDSDLQSAKLDSLQTLTACCAIYGQKELQEFLPSLWSSLRRELILWPLLQVFQTASEKVEAECLAALHALSACLSRSVLHSGTEDLLDSFLSSILQDCRHHLCEPDMKLVWPSAKLLQAAAGASLRAYHCVTRSVLPLLLEQYTKHPQSSQRRTILEMLLGFLELQQKWGHVDEDESTALSLQAPVCSVVFSALTDPSVQLQLVGIRALTVLGSLQGFLSPSDLELVVDHLIHLALRGEDSQSSEAAMEAAGSLAPIYPKVFSGRMVPRLEEELQSEPGEEGSRDHHSLQQRCLQALAAVSTHTSIVRETVPVLLQHLRKVQKGSEAGNAQDLVSVCQSLHRVALQCQQDAEGCWYYHQTVVPCLLAMAVQAAMQESTQPLLGKALLEEEVLAAMVPVISAATTHLSPELAAQSVSHVVPLFLDGEVSFLPQNSFPCLFQPFEDGECLEAQRRLVALLMAFVCSLPRNVAIPQQDRLLRELLALSCSCDCPFTATTAAKCFAGLVNKHLAGQQLDEILQLAVNRMEPSLAEGSRRMQALTLLLWVTKALVLRYHPLSSRLTDKLLALLSDTELGPAAADGFSLLMAESPDVLHKGCHADVRIMFRQRFFTDNVPKLVQGFHGAGPDVKANYLKGLSHVLNHLPKPVLVTELPTLLSLLLEALSCSDRVVQLSTLSCLQPLLLEAPQIMSLHIDTLVTKFLSLTSSPTMAVRIAALRCAHALTSLPTTVLLPYKAQVIRALAKPLDDKKRLVRKEAVAARGEWFLLGSPGR
- the MMS19 gene encoding MMS19 nucleotide excision repair protein homolog isoform X1 is translated as MAAAGAGPGSGAAVAALAGSVQDFVAGQQDRRAEEVAAGVKDGSWTVLQLVEALGSCLENTDPRTRGRGIQLLSQVLLQCYSLLHEKEVLHLVLFYENRLQDHHLVIPSVLQGLRALSMCEVLAPGLAVSVLKAIFQEVHVQSLLQLDRHTVYSIITNFMGTREEELKGLGADFTFGFIQVMDGEKDPRNLLVAFQIVRDLIAKNYSLGPFVEELFEVTSCYFPIDFTPPPNDPHGIQREDLILSLRAVLASTPQFAEFLLPLLIEKMDSDLQSAKLDSLQTLTACCAIYGQKELQEFLPSLWSSLRREVFQTASEKVEAECLAALHALSACLSRSVLHSGTEDLLDSFLSSILQDCRHHLCEPDMKLVWPSAKLLQAAAGASLRAYHCVTRSVLPLLLEQYTKHPQSSQRRTILEMLLGFLELQQKWGHVDEDESTALSLQAPVCSVVFSALTDPSVQLQLVGIRALTVLGSLQAFVPGFLSPSDLELVVDHLIHLALRGEDSQSSEAAMEAAGSLAPIYPKVFSGRMVPRLEEELQSEPGEEGSRDHHSLQQRCLQALAAVSTHTSIVRETVPVLLQHLRKVQKGSEAGNAQDLVSVCQSLHRVALQCQQDAEGCWYYHQTVVPCLLAMAVQAAMQESTQPLLGKALLEEEVLAAMVPVISAATTHLSPELAAQSVSHVVPLFLDGEVSFLPQNSFPCLFQPFEDGECLEAQRRLVALLMAFVCSLPRNVAIPQQDRLLRELLALSCSCDCPFTATTAAKCFAGLVNKHLAGQQLDEILQLAVNRMEPSLAEGSRRMQALTLLLWVTKALVLRYHPLSSRLTDKLLALLSDTELGPAAADGFSLLMAESPDVLHKGCHADVRIMFRQRFFTDNVPKLVQGFHGAGPDVKANYLKGLSHVLNHLPKPVLVTELPTLLSLLLEALSCSDRVVQLSTLSCLQPLLLEAPQIMSLHIDTLVTKFLSLTSSPTMAVRIAALRCAHALTSLPTTVLLPYKAQVIRALAKPLDDKKRLVRKEAVAARGEWFLLGSPGR